The following DNA comes from Candidatus Dormiibacterota bacterium.
AGGGCCGGCTGGGCGGCCAGGCTTACGTCCTGGGCGCCTCCGGCACCTGGAGAGACCTCACCGACAACGTGAACCAGCTCGCCGCCAACCTCACGACCCAGGTGCGCAACATCGCCGACGTCACCTCCGCCGTACAAAAGGGCGACCTCTCCAAGAAGATCACAGTCGAGGTCAAAGGCGAGATCCTCGAGCTGAAGGACACCATCAACGTCATGGTCGATCAGCTCAACGCCTTCGCCTCGGAGGTCACCCGCGTCGCGCGCGAGGTCGGTACCGAGGGCAAGCTGGGCGGCCAGGCCCAGGTCAAGGGCGTCGCCGGCACCTGGAAAGACCTGACCGACAGCGTGAACCTGATGGCCGGTAACCTCACCGACCAGGTGCGCGGCATCGCCCGCGTCGTGACCGCGGTCGCCAACGGCGACCTGCGCCGCAAAGTCGTCTTCGAAGCGAAGGGTGAGATCGCCGCGCTCGCCGACACCATCAACGAAATGACCGACACGCTGGCGACCTTCGCCGAGCAGGTCACCACCGTGGCCCGAAAAGTCGGTGTCGAGGGTGAGCTGGGCGGGCAGGCGAGCGTCCCGGGCGCGGCGGGCACCTGGAAGGACCTCACCGACAACGTCAATCAGCTGGCCGCCAACCTCACCGGCCAGGTGCGCGCCATCGCCGAGGTGACGACCGCGGTCACCGAGGGAGATCTCACCCGATCGATCCGCGTGGAGGCCAGCGGTGAGGTGGCCCTCCTCAGCGACAAGATCAACGAGATGATCCGCAACCTGAAAGAGACGACGGAGAAAAATCGGGAGCAGGACTGGCTCAAGACGAACATCGCGAAGCACACGACCATGCTGCAGGGTCAACGGGACCTGCGCACGGTCGCCGACCTCATCCTGACCGAGGCCGCGCCGTTGGTCTCGGCTCAATACGGTGCCTTCTATATCGTCGAGAACCGCGAAGGCGAGGAGCCGGTGCTTCGAATGACGGCCGGCTACGCCGTCAGCGCGAATGAAACCGCGGGCAAGGCGTTCCGCTGGGGTGAGGGGCTGGTCGGCCAATGCGCCCGGGATGCGCGCCGCATCCTGCTCACGACTGTTCCGTCCGGGTACATCGGCATTCGCTCAGGATTGGGCGAAGCCCCGCCGCATAGCATCGTCGTGCTGCCGGTGCTCTTCGAAGGCCGGATCAAGGCCGTGATCGAGCTGGCCTCCGTCGGGCCATTCAGCGAGACACACCTCGACTTCCTCGATCAGCTGACCGACGGCATCGGGGTCGTCCTCAACACCATCGAGGCCAACATGCGCACCGAAGAGCTGCTCAAGCAGTCGCAGATCCTCTTCGCCGAGGCCCAGGAGGCGAGCAAGAGCAAGAGCGCCTTCCTTAGCATGGCCGCGCACGAGCTCCGGACTCCCCTATCCGTCATCACCGGCTATCTCTCGATGTTGCAGGACGGCAGCATTCCGCCGCAGAAAGCCGAGCAACCGCTGCGCGTCCTGATGGGCAAGGCGACCGAGCTGAACAGCATCGTCGACGACCTCCTGACCGCCGCGCGTATCGAGGGCGGCACGGTGCCAACCGACGCCAGGACGCTCGATCTCCGCGAGATGGCTCGTCAGGCGATCGGCCGCGCCGAGGCCCGTGCCACCCTGCTCCGGGCGGAGATCGCGTACAGCGAGCCAGACGAGCCGGTAGCGGTTACGGCGGACCGGGAGCAGCTGGCGCGCATCATCGATAACCTCATCAACAATGCGCTGACCTACAGCGCCGGACGACCGTGGGTCAAGCTGACCGTCATCGCCGATGGCGACCCGGCCCTGATCATCGAGGACCGCGGCGTCGGCATCGCGCGCGACAAGCAGGACAAGATCTTCGAGCGCTTCTTCCGGATCGACGATCCTGGCCTCGGTCCGCAGCCGGGTACCGGGCTGGGTCTCTTCATCAGCCGCGAGCTCGCCGAACGGCACGGTGGCTCACTCAAGCTCGAGTTCAGCGAGCTCGGCAAGGGCAGCACCTTTGTCCTTCGCCTTCCGCCCACGAGCGGCGCCCACGCTGCTAACCTCCTCTCCCCTGCCCCGGCCCTCGAGGGAGCCTCGGCCTCGTAACTTGCTCCTCCCGGGTTCGGGAGAGCAAGCGGCAGCAAGGCAACCCCGTCTCAGCGGTTAATCGTGTCGCCGCCGATGTCGACTCGAGCATCGAGGGTCGCGCGGAACGCCTCGATCTCCGCATCGCCCAGGATCCGGCTGATGCAGTCCTCGCTACCGCCGACGTAAGTGTCCGCGAGATCGATGTCGGTCGCCACACACCAAGCCTGGTCATCAGGCCACCAGAGGTTCGGACTTTCCTGCGGTGTTCCCCAAGAGAAACCCGTCACGGCGTCGATCGGCCCGCGATACAGAAGGTAATCACGGTTCTCTGCCCGAACTCTCGGGATGCCTGAATATCGTTTCGGGTCGAGAAAACCATAGCCATCCCAGATGCAAAACCAGCAGCGGACTGGCGTAGATGTGGACGACCGAAGCAGACCGGCGACCCGCTCACACTCCTCGCGCGGCAGCACCCCCTGCATCGGTGGCGAGCCCCACAGGGGGAACTCAAACTCGGTCAGGTTCGCGATCCGCTCGAACTGCATCTGTGGATGGGCGACGCGCCCAGTCCAGGCGGCGACGGTTGACCACCGCACCCGTTCTCCATTTCCCCCGTCCACCGGACTCTTGTGCGCCGGATGAAGGATCCGAGCATAGGCTTCGAACCCCTCGGGAACGACGGAACCCACGGGAACGCCCTGCTTGCCCCATTTCCATAGGCGCTGCTCGATCCAATGCGCGGCGGATGTGTCCCTCATGAGCTCGACGCGGCCTTCTGTTTCGTGCACCGGTATGGGCCATGCTTCGGGTGACGCCCAATCGCGGACGGCCTCCTTGAGCTGCGAAAAAGCGGAGCCGCCCCTCCGTTTCCAGCGACCTGGCTTCTTCATCCGTCAAGCGTAATGCGGTCGTCCCAGTCCCTACGCCTTTGGGGGAGGGCAGGGTGGGAGCCTGAATTTCGATTTACCCATGTGCGGCAGGCCGGGAGCTGGCGACCGGGCGACGCCCAGCTCGGATGGATCATCGAGAACCGGGTCGATGAGGCCTACATCCTCTCCTGGCCCGGCCAGCTGGAGACCTACGTGCCGCTCCACGACACGGGCGGCTACGACCGCGCGCGGGCCCCGCTGGGATCCTATGACTACCGGCTCGACCAGATCAAGGGCCCGGCCAGCGTCTACCTGAAGAACCAGGTCGAAATTGGCTTCACGACGCTGGCGCTGCATCCGAATTCAAATCTCGATTTCACCTTCGTCGATTTCCATCTGCCGACGCGCGAGCTGATTGATCCCGCCTGGTTGGTGCCAAGCGAAAAGCTCACCGAAGTTTGCACCCCTGCAAGCCCCGGCCGGAGGCGAGGGCCGCGCTGGCTCTTCACGGCGGATCGCTCCGGCCTCGCCCGTGATCGAGCGGCAAAGTACCAGGTTGCGGTCCGAGAGCTGGCTGCTGCGCGGCGCTGGTCCATCCTGCCTTCAAAATCAGCTATTGCAGGGGTTTCCGCGAACCCGATCGAGACAGGCGCCTTCTTCGAGCGGCACTTCGATGCCGCCTTCCTGGAGGCCGCCTCGGGAGACGAGATCTTGTTGGCGGCCGCTCCCGACAACTTTGGCCGCCATCGACTCGCATTCTCGAAGGAGAGCGGACGATGGGCGTCGATCGCGATCCACGGGTCGGCCGCGACCAACGCCACGCACCTGATTCAGGCGAACATCCATAGAGCGACGTTCTTCCCGAACCCTCGTCACTACATCCTGGTCCAGCACTACGATCGGCAGCGGGCGGAATGGTATCCGTGGTGCTGGTTCATCCCATCGACAGACTTCGCAACGTTAGCTGCCGGGAAGGGACCCTACCTCCTCTTCACAACCACCCTGAATCCACAGCGGGTCAATCGCTGGACGCCCTATCGGATTCTGACCGCCACTGCCGCGTCCGCGTTCCAATCCGCGCTCAAGCGTTCGGTGTCTCGACGCGCCGCCTAGTACGAACGAGGCGGCGCCGCGGAGAATAGCGAGATCGCCTGCTTCACCTCGGTGCTTCCACACTTCGGACAGGCGTGTTCTTTCTCACGCTCCGCATAACTGCCCATCACCTCGAATCGCTCGCTGCACTTCGTGCAATTGAACTCATAGACCGGCATGGCGCTCATCCTCCTGGAACCTCGCCGTTTGGCTGCCTGCACCTGACGGTAGACCTCCAATCTGCCGGCGTCAACCTCCTCGCGAGCGTGAGAGTGGCGTTTAGCTGCCGGCCGCCTGCCTCTCGTTGCCGCGTTTGAAGTTGCCTGTCGCGCGCGCGAGAAGGCGCTGCGCCTCACCTGGCGTTGCGGCGGCGAGCTCCGCGGCCAGCGCCCTGGCGTTGGATCCAGCCAATCGCCGCACCTCGCGTCCGCCCCAGCGGACCAGGAGGACGCCAGAGGCCGCGAGCCGATAACTGAACTCCGGCTTCATCGATGGCGGCTGGGCGGGCTTGAGCCACCTGCGCCCGGCTCGCGAGCGCCAGCACCAGCGCGAGAATTCCGAGAACGCCACCCGCTGCTGGTCGCAAACCACCGACGCCCGCTTTCAGGTGGATCGCAGTCAACCCGACGTTGCCGGCGGCTACGAGCCCGGCAAGCCCGACCATGACGGCGCGCGATCCGGGTCGCTCGCCGCGCGCGTAGCGCACGGTGGCCACGCCGAGCAGTCCGATCCACAGCGCGAGGCCGAGCGCCGAGCCGGCTGCGCGACCCGGCGCGTCGGTGAACATCGCGGCTCGAGTCACGAGGAACTCAGCAACGTCGGCGGCACCTGCGAGCGACACGCCGATCAACGCCAGCCCGGACCATTTTTCCCTCCCCCGCTCGCGGGGGAGGGCAGGGTGGGGGTCCGGCATCCCGGTCAGCCGCACGCCTCCTGTACTTCGTCGTCCACGGGGGTCTCGGCAGATGGTTCCATGTCGGACTTCAACAGGGTAACTGCCAGCACAATCGATGCGATGGCGAGCCCCGCACCGATTGCCCAGGCCAGGTGGTAGCCGTTGCTGAGCGCCGCGGCAGTCGCCTGCCCCTGCGCGATTAACTCGCTCGTCCGATTCGTCGAGACCGTGGCGAGCACCGCGAGGCCGAGCGCAGCGCCCACCTGACCGGTCGTGTTTAACAGGCCCGAGGCGAGTCCTGCATCGCTTGGCGAGGCCCCGGCCATCGCCACCACGGCCAGCGACGGGAACGCCAGGCCACCGCCGATGCCGAGCAGTGCCAAGACCGGGAACCAATCTCGCAGGTACTCGCCAGCGACGGGTCCGCGCGCGGCAAGCAGCAGAGCCACGCTGATCAATCCGAAGCCAACCAGCAACACGTTGCGGGCGCCGAACCGCATGATCAGCCTGGCGGTGACGCCGATCGACAGCGCACCCATCCCGACGGAGACCGGCAGGAACGCAAGCCCAATCGTCAGCGGGCCGTAACCGAGCACGCGCTGCATGTCGAGCGAGCTCATGAAGAAGAACCCGAACATCGCCACGCCACCGATGGCCTGGATGATGTTGGAGGCTGAGACGTTCGGCACCCGGAACAGTCGAAGCGGCAGGAGCGGATTGCGAACCTTCGCCTGCCGAACGACGAAGGCGAGGATGAGGATCACCGCGACGCCACCAAACCCGAGGGTATGCGTTGAGACCAGGCCATACTCGGCCGACTGCACGATGGTGTAGACGCCAAGCATCAAGCCTGCGGTGACGAGGAGTGCGCCGAGGATGTCGGCGCCCTGGTCCAGCCCCACCCCACGGTCGGCCTCGAGCAGCCGGGCGGCCAGCACGGCGATCACGACGCCGATCGGCAGATTGACAAAGAAGATCCAGTGCCAGCTCACGGCCTGGGTGATCATGCCGCCAGCCAGCAGACCGATCGAGGCCCCAGCGGAAGCGACGAAACTAAAGACCCCGATCGCCCGAGCCCGTTCCGCGGGCTCGGGGAACATCGTGACGACCATCCCCAGGATCACGGCAGAGCTGACGGCCCCACCGATCCCCTGCAGGAAGCGCGCCGCAATCAGCATCGGCTGGCTCATCGAGAGCCCGCAGAGCACCGAGGCGGCTGTGAACGCGACAAGGCCGATCAGGAAGATTCGCTTGCGACCAAGCAGATCGCCGAGCCGGCCGGCCAGCAGCAAGACACCGGCATAGGCGATCAGGTAGGCATTGACGACCCAGGCAAGGCTGGCCTGCGAGAAGCCGAGGTCGTTCTTGATTGACGGCAGCGCCACGTTGACGATGGTCATATCGAGGACGATCATCAGGAAGCCGGCGCACAGGATGTACAGCGCCAGCCATCTCCCATCACTCTTGGTCTCCAGCGGCATGTCAAGTCTCCTATCGATGAGGCGTGATGAAGTGGACATGCTGTTTAGACCCCGTAGGCCGGAAAACTCATCGGTCGCCGCCTGGATCTCGCCCCTCGGGAGAGAGTCAGGGCAGGGAATTAGTGACCGCGCACCCCTTCTCGTTGTAACACCGCCCGGGCACGCAACGCGGACCACTCAGGCCCGGTGGGCTGCGGCGCCCCCGGCACCCCGCTTACTGCTGCTTCCTTCCGGACCTGACAGGGTTCACGGAACCAGGTCGCGCAGGACCAGGCCATCAACGCAGTCGCACGAAACACGCTCCGGACAGCGCACCCCTCAAAGGGGAGTTCGACCCCGCTAAAGCGGATTGCGGGTACAGGGCACCGCTGGCTCCCCGTCTAGCGCGATCGGGTCTATTCTACCCGCGTCCGGCGCGGCTAACCTTGGGGTTCGCGTGGCGGCCGGAACGTCAGCAACGACCAGGCGCCGAGCCAGGCGATCATCGCCCCGAACACAATCACCACTGCCAGGTCGAGGCCCAGGTTGAATAATTGGGTGCCCGTGTCCGTGGCCTCGCGTTTCGCGGCCGGGCTGAGACGGTCGAATGCCGCCTGGCCCACCGGCAGATAGGTAAGGAGGAGGGCCGCGACGACGGTATGGAACAACTCGCTGATCCCGCCGGCGATCGCACCCATCTGCAAGGCGGGGTTGGTGCTCTTGGTCACTGCCGCCAGTTTGCGACCGGCACCGCCGATGATCAGAAAGCCAAGTGCGGAGGTGACGAAGTTCGAGAACATCGTTGGCGTCAAGTCATGGGTCGCGTAGACAGACACCAGGCGCACTAGCAGCACAAAGACCCCAGCGATGACGCCGAAGACCAACCCCTCTCGAATCACGAGTCCGATGCGCGACACTAATTGACCCGGCTGATCAGCTGACCTCTCAGCTGTTTGACTCGCGGCGCATCCTCCGGCTCCGGCCGCACCGCGAGGTAGCGGGTGAAATCCGTCAGGGCCTCTTTGTCGTGATGCATCTGGAAATGGATCATGCCGCGATCCCGCCATTCCGAGGTGAGATGCGGATCGGCCAGCATGATCCGGTCGCTGGCGCTGAGCGCCCGCGGCAGGTCCCCACGCGACAGGTACAGGCTCTTCAGGTTGTTGAGGATCCGTGACAGGATCTGCCGCTTCGTCGAAGGCTCGAGCAAGGCCGGCCGCATCTCGACTTCACCGCCGTACATCTCGTTCAGCATCTTCGCGCATTCCTCGCGGGTTAGCGTGCGTCCGTTGAAGGCGTCGATGAAGATCTCGCCACTACTGGCCGGGGCGTACTTCACCAGGAAGTGGCCTGGCATGCCAACCCCTCGTACCGGCAAGCCGGCCCTCTCCCCTACCGCGACATAGAGCACCGCCAGCGTGATCGGGATCCCGACCCGGCGCTCCAGCACTTCGTTGAGAAAGCTGTTGCGCGGGTCGTAGTACTCCTGGCGATTTCCCTTGAAGTGCATCTCCTCGAACAGATAGGCGTTTGCGACCTCGACCACCCGGCGCGGTTCGACCTCAGCCCGGATCCGCTGCTTCAGCTCGCTCGCCATGCGGGCGATTTGATTGAGGTACACCGCCGGACGCAGATCCGCGTACTCCTCGGCGGCGATCAAGAGGGCCGCTTCAGCGAGGTCAAGTTCGGTGTCCGGCGTCTGCAGCAGGCGCGTGAACGCGTCGCGTGCTTCAGCCGGCGTCATGCCCACCTAGTCTAGACAGACGGAACGGCGCGTTCAGAATGGCCAGCACGACCAGCGTCAGCGCCGCGCCGGCCGCGATGTACCAGGGCCACGGTCCCATCAAGTTGAGGAGGCTGCCGCTCGCCGGCACCTGCCGCAGGTACATGTAGTTGCCGCCCGTCACAAGATCGAGCAGTCCCACCACGACCGCGAAGGCGAGCGTCAACAGGAAAATCCGTCGGACCGCACCGGGCCGCGGGTACAGGGCGAGCCCGATGACCAGGAAGAGGGCAGCCAGGATGACCAGGTCGTGGGTCACGTAGAACTGGAGGTAGGGAAAGCTCGGAAAATGCTGGTCCCCGAGGTCTGGAGTCAGCACCGCCTGGAGCGTGCCGCCCAATCCCCAGAAGTAGGCGACTTCAACCAACAAGAGCTGCCGCCACAGGAGCGCCGCGGCAGCGAGGAACCCACCGACGTCGCACAGCTGGACCGGGAGGCTGGCACCCACGGACCACGTGTGATTCGCCAGGACGTAGGGCTGCCAGCTCAGTTCGGCGATGACCAGAACGAGCGCGATGATCGCGCCAACCGCCTTGATCCATGGCCCCGGAGTGCGCCTGGCCGCGACGCACAGCACCACCGCCGCCGCGACCAGGAGCGCGAGTGGAATCAGGTGCTCGACCGAGAGGATGCCCACCGGCCGTCGATTCTAGTGGCTCCCGTACGTAACGTCTTCAGCGATCCGTTGTAGGTAGCGTCGGGGAAGATCAAAGCCGCCTGGTCAAGGGAGCAAATCTCCTTCAGTACCTCGTAGGGTCGGCCCAGACGCGACCTCACACAGCCCCGCTCTCAAAGGGCGGTCGCTGCTCAGCCCCGCCGAGAACCGATGGCTCCACGCGAACACCCGGTCCCTAACCCGGATGGCAAGGATTCTGATCGTCGATGACGAACCGGATATCCGTTTCATGATGCGGCTGATCTTGGAGGGCGCCGGCTACCAGGTCACCGAGGCGCGCCATGGCGCGGCTGGCTTGAAGTCCGTCAAGGCCAGGCGGCCGGCACTGGTGATCACGGACGTCATGATGCCGACGATGGGCGGACTCGAGCTCATCGAGCGCCTGCGGTCCGATCCGAAGACCGCGTCGCTCCCGATCCTGGTCGTCAGCGGCAATTCCGGCCTGGCCACCGCGGCCAATGCCCGTTTAGGCAAACCCTTCACGCGGCGGGAGCTCTTGCACGCCGCCGCCATCCTTATCCGGGAAGATGGAGGCTGACATGGGACGGGTGCGAACCGGGATTCCAGACCTCGATCTGATTCTCGGCGGCGGGTTCGAGCCGGGCTCGCTTGTCATCCTCGCGGGGGCTCCGGGTACGGGGAAGACCATCCTGGCGCAGCAGATCTGCTTCGCCAATGCCACGCCCGAGCACAAGGCCCTCTACTACACCACGCTCTCCGAGCCCCACTCCAAGCTCGTCCGGCACCTGGAGCCGTTCGAGTTCTTCACGCCGGCGGCGCTCGGCCGCAGCGTGGACTTCATCCACCTGGGCGAGCTCGTGCAGGAAGCGGGCCAGGAGGGGCTCGAGCCGGTCGTGTCCGAGGTGGTGCGGAAGTGCTTTGAGACCCGGCCGGCCGTCGTGGTGATCGACAGTGCCAAGGCACTGCGCGACTTCGTCAGCGAGCAGGAGCTCCGGACCGCGCTCTATAGCCTGGCGAGCCGCGTCGCGCACACCGACGCTGTCCTGCTGCTGGTGGGTGAATACACACCGCGGGAAATCGAGGGTGGCGTCGAGTTCTCCCTGGCGGACGGCATCGTCCAGCTCGCCTACGAGCCGCATGAGCCGGTGGACCGCCGCTGGCTGCGCGTGGTGAAGCTTCGCGGTGGCGATCACCTGGTCGGCAAACATTCGTTTCGCATTCGGCAGAAGGGCTTCGAGGTGTTTCCCCGATTGGAGACGCTAGCGCCAAACGGCACCGTGGACGCCGATGGGCGAGTCGCCAGCGGCGTTCCCCGACTCGAT
Coding sequences within:
- a CDS encoding HAMP domain-containing protein; translation: DSVNAMASNLTAQVRNIAAVTTAVANGDLSKKITVDVRGEILELKDTINTMVDQLRSFASEVTRVAREVGTEGKLGGQADVPGVSGTWKDLTDNVNFMAGNLTAHVRNIAEVTTAVANGDLSKKITVDVRGEILDLKNTINGMVDQLNAFASEVTRVAREVGTEGRLGGQAYVLGASGTWRDLTDNVNQLAANLTTQVRNIADVTSAVQKGDLSKKITVEVKGEILELKDTINVMVDQLNAFASEVTRVAREVGTEGKLGGQAQVKGVAGTWKDLTDSVNLMAGNLTDQVRGIARVVTAVANGDLRRKVVFEAKGEIAALADTINEMTDTLATFAEQVTTVARKVGVEGELGGQASVPGAAGTWKDLTDNVNQLAANLTGQVRAIAEVTTAVTEGDLTRSIRVEASGEVALLSDKINEMIRNLKETTEKNREQDWLKTNIAKHTTMLQGQRDLRTVADLILTEAAPLVSAQYGAFYIVENREGEEPVLRMTAGYAVSANETAGKAFRWGEGLVGQCARDARRILLTTVPSGYIGIRSGLGEAPPHSIVVLPVLFEGRIKAVIELASVGPFSETHLDFLDQLTDGIGVVLNTIEANMRTEELLKQSQILFAEAQEASKSKSAFLSMAAHELRTPLSVITGYLSMLQDGSIPPQKAEQPLRVLMGKATELNSIVDDLLTAARIEGGTVPTDARTLDLREMARQAIGRAEARATLLRAEIAYSEPDEPVAVTADREQLARIIDNLINNALTYSAGRPWVKLTVIADGDPALIIEDRGVGIARDKQDKIFERFFRIDDPGLGPQPGTGLGLFISRELAERHGGSLKLEFSELGKGSTFVLRLPPTSGAHAANLLSPAPALEGASAS
- a CDS encoding zinc ribbon domain-containing protein encodes the protein MSAMPVYEFNCTKCSERFEVMGSYAEREKEHACPKCGSTEVKQAISLFSAAPPRSY
- a CDS encoding MFS transporter: MPLETKSDGRWLALYILCAGFLMIVLDMTIVNVALPSIKNDLGFSQASLAWVVNAYLIAYAGVLLLAGRLGDLLGRKRIFLIGLVAFTAASVLCGLSMSQPMLIAARFLQGIGGAVSSAVILGMVVTMFPEPAERARAIGVFSFVASAGASIGLLAGGMITQAVSWHWIFFVNLPIGVVIAVLAARLLEADRGVGLDQGADILGALLVTAGLMLGVYTIVQSAEYGLVSTHTLGFGGVAVILILAFVVRQAKVRNPLLPLRLFRVPNVSASNIIQAIGGVAMFGFFFMSSLDMQRVLGYGPLTIGLAFLPVSVGMGALSIGVTARLIMRFGARNVLLVGFGLISVALLLAARGPVAGEYLRDWFPVLALLGIGGGLAFPSLAVVAMAGASPSDAGLASGLLNTTGQVGAALGLAVLATVSTNRTSELIAQGQATAAALSNGYHLAWAIGAGLAIASIVLAVTLLKSDMEPSAETPVDDEVQEACG
- a CDS encoding tetratricopeptide repeat protein; its protein translation is MTPAEARDAFTRLLQTPDTELDLAEAALLIAAEEYADLRPAVYLNQIARMASELKQRIRAEVEPRRVVEVANAYLFEEMHFKGNRQEYYDPRNSFLNEVLERRVGIPITLAVLYVAVGERAGLPVRGVGMPGHFLVKYAPASSGEIFIDAFNGRTLTREECAKMLNEMYGGEVEMRPALLEPSTKRQILSRILNNLKSLYLSRGDLPRALSASDRIMLADPHLTSEWRDRGMIHFQMHHDKEALTDFTRYLAVRPEPEDAPRVKQLRGQLISRVN
- a CDS encoding TIGR02206 family membrane protein, which gives rise to MGILSVEHLIPLALLVAAAVVLCVAARRTPGPWIKAVGAIIALVLVIAELSWQPYVLANHTWSVGASLPVQLCDVGGFLAAAALLWRQLLLVEVAYFWGLGGTLQAVLTPDLGDQHFPSFPYLQFYVTHDLVILAALFLVIGLALYPRPGAVRRIFLLTLAFAVVVGLLDLVTGGNYMYLRQVPASGSLLNLMGPWPWYIAAGAALTLVVLAILNAPFRLSRLGGHDAG
- a CDS encoding response regulator, with the translated sequence MARILIVDDEPDIRFMMRLILEGAGYQVTEARHGAAGLKSVKARRPALVITDVMMPTMGGLELIERLRSDPKTASLPILVVSGNSGLATAANARLGKPFTRRELLHAAAILIREDGG
- a CDS encoding ATPase domain-containing protein — protein: MGRVRTGIPDLDLILGGGFEPGSLVILAGAPGTGKTILAQQICFANATPEHKALYYTTLSEPHSKLVRHLEPFEFFTPAALGRSVDFIHLGELVQEAGQEGLEPVVSEVVRKCFETRPAVVVIDSAKALRDFVSEQELRTALYSLASRVAHTDAVLLLVGEYTPREIEGGVEFSLADGIVQLAYEPHEPVDRRWLRVVKLRGGDHLVGKHSFRIRQKGFEVFPRLETLAPNGTVDADGRVASGVPRLDELMGGGMSVGQATVVLGPSGAGKTILGLRFIAEGLEAGERCLLVSFQETGDQLVKKAASFGWDMANAWQSGQLAIHYVPIGELDLDTIAAAVRRELAKGSLRRVVIDSLAELVFAAREADRFPAYSRSLVGWIRAAGASVVITSETTTLGPMTEPIGGLSFLFHNVILLRYLEIGSELRRALNIIKMRTSNHDKGVYEYVIDKHGLTIKDRLEGVTGVLGWSALRTRD